In Prosthecobacter sp. SYSU 5D2, one genomic interval encodes:
- a CDS encoding SDR family oxidoreductase translates to MFSLSHKTAVITGAGSGIGRAIAVLFARQGAHVEVVDLQQEAAQGTVDLILEEGGSARAVACDVGDHVGVKKVFAEIGIRRPRLDILVNNAGIAHIGTLLTTEEADLDRLYQINVKGLFNCSQAAVARMVEQGGGVVLNLCSIAADMGLADRFAYSMTKGAVQTMTYSIAKDFIGQGIRCNCINPARVHTPFVDGYLARTYPGQEAEMFAKLSAAQPIGRMAKPEEIAALALYLCSDEAGFVTGSAYPIDGGAVNLR, encoded by the coding sequence ATGTTTTCTCTTTCTCATAAAACGGCGGTCATCACGGGTGCAGGCTCGGGCATTGGCCGGGCGATTGCGGTTCTTTTTGCCCGCCAGGGTGCGCATGTGGAGGTGGTGGATCTCCAGCAGGAGGCGGCGCAGGGCACGGTGGACCTGATTTTGGAAGAGGGCGGTAGTGCGCGGGCGGTGGCCTGTGATGTGGGGGATCACGTGGGAGTGAAAAAGGTGTTTGCGGAGATCGGCATCCGGCGTCCGCGCCTGGACATCTTGGTGAACAATGCGGGCATCGCTCATATCGGCACGCTTTTGACCACGGAGGAGGCGGACCTGGACCGGCTTTACCAGATCAATGTCAAAGGGCTGTTCAATTGCTCCCAGGCCGCCGTAGCGCGCATGGTGGAGCAGGGCGGAGGCGTGGTGCTGAACCTGTGCTCCATCGCGGCGGACATGGGGCTGGCGGACCGCTTTGCCTACTCGATGACGAAGGGTGCGGTGCAGACGATGACGTATTCCATCGCCAAGGATTTCATCGGCCAGGGCATCCGCTGCAACTGCATCAACCCGGCGCGGGTACACACACCGTTTGTGGACGGCTATCTGGCCCGCACGTATCCGGGGCAGGAGGCGGAGATGTTTGCCAAGCTGAGCGCCGCGCAGCCCATTGGCCGCATGGCGAAGCCGGAGGAGATCGCCGCGCTGGCGCTGTACCTGTGCAGCGACGAGGCCGGTTTTGTCACCGGCAGTGCGTATCCCATTGACGGTGGGGCGGTGAATCTGCGCTGA